Below is a window of Mucilaginibacter ginkgonis DNA.
AAAACTTGGTGTTGGATTGGCGCCGTATTGACAATAATTTGCCTGCCCATAGCTAAAGTTTGCCTGCCCGCCGCCGGGAGAAATCTGTAAGCTTACAGATGCATTGATACAACTGTTGCTGGCGCTTGTTAATGTTATGGTGTATTTGAGGGGCAAACTTGTTGCAACAGTTATTACCCCTGTGGATGGATTTATGTTTAGACCAGCCGGTGTAGCAGTAAACGTAAACGGCCCTGTAACACCACTAGCGATAATTGGTGTCCGTGTCCCGCCTGCAGTTTGACAGATGGTTCCTGATGAATAAGTAAAAACTGGGTCGGGGATTGGTGTCACCGTAATTGTAAACGGCGTGCGCGCACTATTACATGAGCTATTATCTGTTTCGGCATAGTACGTTGTTGTAGCTTGCAGAGCGGGTGTTACAAAAGTATTGCCCGTTGCAACAACATTGCCTCCGGTGGCGGCGTCGTACCAGCTAACCGGGCCGTTTGCTGTGGCAGTTAGGGTAGTTGCCGTGCCTTGGCAAACTGCGGTTGTTGGCCCGCTTACTACAGGTGTGGCAGGGGAAGGAGTTACTGTCACATCAAATTTAACTCTGACGCTGGCACACTGTCCATTTACTGCCTGTACGTAGAAACTTGTCGAAGTTGATAAAGCAGGTGTTACGAACGTTGTTCCGGTATACAATAAATTCCCTCCCGTCGCTGCATCATACCATTGGTATGACGCAGCCCCCGAAGCAGTTATTGATGCGGGATTGCCCGCGCATACCGCAGCTGTTCCTGTAACGGTTGGTGTAGCGGGCTGTGTAACCACGCTCACGGTCACCGGCGTACGCAAACTCACGCATCCCTGATAGGTGCTTTGCACATAATAGGTTGTTTCTGCCGATAGTGGCGGAGTAATGAAGGTGGGTGCAGACGACAACAGCGTGCCCCCGCTCGCTGCATCGTACCATTGAAATGTAGCACCGTTTTGGATAGACGTTGCAGTAAGTGTTGCCGCATTGCCTGTACAAACTATAGTACCCGGAGCGGTTGGATGCGGCACCTGTGGCATAACCGTCACAATAACCGATACGCGCGCGCTTGCACAGCCTGTTTGGTCATCCATTGCCTCAACATAAAAAGTTGTAGAAGCGGTAAGAGCAGGTGTTTGGAAACTAGCGCCCGTTGCTAAGGGCGTGTTTCCAAACGTACTGTCGAACCATTTTATAATACCTGATGTCGCTGTGGCGCTTAGTGTAGCCGAAGAGTTATAGCAAACCGTTTGGCCCGTTGCCTGAGGTTTAGCCGGTACAGGGTTGACAGTAACGGTTACTGCGGTTCGCGGCCCTGGGCAGCTACCATTGTATGTTTGTACGTAATAGGTAGTTGTTGCGGTTAACGCAGGCGTTGTGAAGTCTGAACTGGTAATAAGTGATGTACCGCCGGTGGGTGTAGTATACCAATCAAAAACGATCCCGGTAGAGGATGATGCCGAAAGTGTTGCTGCTGAACCGGCGCAAATTGAAACACTTGGCGCCGTTGGAGCGTCCGGAAGGGCAGTAACATTCGCCCTTACGGCAATGGGGCTGGTCTGGCATCCGGCTTTGGTGCCAACCACATAGTATATGGTGCTTGCATTCAGCACCGGCGTAGTAAAACTCGCTTGTGTACTTAAAAGATTGCCTCCAGGCGTGTCATACCACTGGTAGCTATCGGCACCGCTGGCGGTTAAGGTTGCTGCCGAGTTCCCACAGATAAAGACGTCGCTAACACGCAGAAAAGATGGATTAGTGATGGTAACTGAATTGCTTGCCGGACCGCAGGCAGCGTTGCCGTCTGTTACAGTTACAGTATAAGTACCCGGAGTTGTAACAGTTATAGTTGATGTAACCTCACCTGTATTCCATTGATAACTGTATGTACCGGAACCGCCCGAGGGTACCGCAGTTATGGTAACAGAGCTGCCTGCACATAAAGTGTTAGAACTTGCATTTACAGCTACCGATTGTATGCAATTTTGCGCAAACGTAGCCGCCGAAAAAAGCAACAGTAAAATGCAAATACAAAGTCTTTTCATTGGCGGCTATGTAACCAGTGTGTTACAGTATACGCCCGCCCGACTAAATGTTGTATTGCTTAGGTGCAGTTTGAAGTACAAGTAGCGGTAAACTATAACATTCAGTTAACCAACTCTTTGGCAAGGTGTTTTGATAAATAAATTATTCTGGATGCATTTTCCAGATGCCAGAAGTATAACAACTCGTTGTAATTGCCACCGGCCAAAGGACCGATCACATAGATACCCTCAGCTGCTTGCAGATGACTGTCTACCTCAAATGCTTTGCGTGATTGATTTATTTTAAGGCCGTTTTTGTTAATCAGATTTTGGATAAGTTTTGATGTAGTCTTTTCAAGATCATCAGCACCGGTACAATTAACAACCACAGCAAAATGATCGGTAAGGCATTGCACCCCGTCTTCCACTTCGTAGAATATGCTTGTTGAGCCATCTGAATTGTAACTGATATTTTGAAGACTACCCTTTAAAACCGTCAATTTATTTTTTGTTACAAGGTTGTTAGCAGCGTTTTTATAATCTGTACCGGACCTGCGGAAAATTCGCGCCAATTGTACGCCATGTACAGCGTAGAATAATTTCTTCGATTGTATATCCAGGGGTGTCAACAATGCTATGGTCTTAGCCATTATTTGGTCTACATCGGGAACAGAGACGTCGCCGTCAATCACTTTTAAAATATCTTTCTTAGCAGCTTCTACAAGTTCTGCAAGACTGTAAGTTTTCTTTAGCCCGAGTTTCTCCAGGTTTTCTGTGAGGCGATGTGCATGAGTGGTGTATGTGATCCCTTTTGGTAAAGATCCGCCGTAGGATAACATGGTTATATTGTTGACCAAGTCACTTAACTCCTTATCATCGTTCAACAGATAAAGTAATTCAATAGCGCTTGCATTTGCACCCGCAATGAAGATGTTGCGTTGTGCAGTAAGATTTTTTTTCAGTGCTTTCTTAATCGCTTCACAAGTCATTTCTAGATCTTGCCCGTGTATGTTATTTAAATATAGCGCCTCATCCTGTTGCTTAAACGCTGTAGTTAATGTGCGTTGCGGCGCCGAACCGATTGCTAATACGATTTTACGAGCACGGATTTGGGCGACATGTGCTTCTATCGCTATTATGACAGATTTATAGTTTTCCTGGGAGTCGACAGCGACTGCTTCGCCGGTTAGCGTATCTATCTTTATCAAATTTTTAGACCGGGCTTGTTCCTTTAAGGCCTTAAACGTTTTGGCCAAATATTGGCCAATGATAGAGCGGGGAAAGTAAACATTATTCCAATCGCCTTGCTCAATAGCATTCTTATTTGACTTTAACCATGTGCCGGCAATAGTGCCGCCTGTTTTGAGATAAGAAGCAATCAACTTATCTTTTTGAGGTATAAACCGGTTCAGAAATTTGTCACGTTCGGTAATATCGGTGAAGAAATCATGCAAGGTTGTTATCGTGAGCGCATTAACGGAAGAACGGTTCCCATATGGTATGCCTTTCCACCACTCCGGATATTTCTCTATTACAATAACTTTTAGGGGCGCCGTTTTTTTCTCAGCCTTTTCGAGTTGTTCAATAATAGCCGTAAGCGTTGCTGTACATGCAATAC
It encodes the following:
- a CDS encoding FAD/NAD(P)-binding protein translates to MSQPADLVYDIAFIGSGIACTATLTAIIEQLEKAEKKTAPLKVIVIEKYPEWWKGIPYGNRSSVNALTITTLHDFFTDITERDKFLNRFIPQKDKLIASYLKTGGTIAGTWLKSNKNAIEQGDWNNVYFPRSIIGQYLAKTFKALKEQARSKNLIKIDTLTGEAVAVDSQENYKSVIIAIEAHVAQIRARKIVLAIGSAPQRTLTTAFKQQDEALYLNNIHGQDLEMTCEAIKKALKKNLTAQRNIFIAGANASAIELLYLLNDDKELSDLVNNITMLSYGGSLPKGITYTTHAHRLTENLEKLGLKKTYSLAELVEAAKKDILKVIDGDVSVPDVDQIMAKTIALLTPLDIQSKKLFYAVHGVQLARIFRRSGTDYKNAANNLVTKNKLTVLKGSLQNISYNSDGSTSIFYEVEDGVQCLTDHFAVVVNCTGADDLEKTTSKLIQNLINKNGLKINQSRKAFEVDSHLQAAEGIYVIGPLAGGNYNELLYFWHLENASRIIYLSKHLAKELVN